In one Nerophis ophidion isolate RoL-2023_Sa unplaced genomic scaffold, RoL_Noph_v1.0 HiC_scaffold_128, whole genome shotgun sequence genomic region, the following are encoded:
- the LOC133547497 gene encoding oocyte zinc finger protein XlCOF7.1-like, with amino-acid sequence MQTEEPQPSHIKKEEEYLQISHFKKEEENPLIPQFKEEAVDPQSPHIKEEEEDPLTPHNKEEEEEHSINQQGEHLEGLEEVDVTKMPVTGVPVKSERDEVKGESVERGGGEPPSSSSTQHMTTEADGDHCGGSQADKLLAPLSDSEDTTSHSPDTDDEDSKDDKTCHTDNTHFTCSLCHKTFKYHSYLKRHMRTHTGEKPFSCSVCGEGFVRSEHLKVHKRTHTGEKPFVCSICGKGFAHSNNLKRHMRTDTGEKPFVCSICGKGFTQSQDLKKHMRTHTGEKPFCCLTCGKGFTQGQHLKRHMRTHL; translated from the coding sequence atgcagacggaggagccacagccctcccacattaagaaggaagaggaataccttcAGAtctcccattttaaaaaggaagaggaaaacCCACTAATCCCCCAGTTTAAagaggaagcggtggatccacaGAGCCcacacattaaggaggaagaggaggacccactgacccctcacaataaagaggaagaggaagaacacagcatcaatcagcagggagagcatcttgaaggactggaggaggttgatgtcaccaagatgccagtgactggtgtccctgtgaagagtgaacgtgatgaggtgaaaggtgaaagtgtggagaggggagggggggagcctccaagcagcagctcaacacaacacatgacaacagaagctgatggagaccactgtggaggatcacaagcagacaagctcttagctccactatcagatagtgaggacacaacgtcacactctcctgacactgatgatgaagactctaaagatgataagacatgtcacactgacaacactcacttcacatgttctctctgtcacaaaacctttaaataccatagttatctgaaaagacacatgagaacacacactggagaaaaacctttttcttgctcagtatGTGGTGAAGGTTTTGTTCGAAgtgaacatttgaaagtacacaagagaacacacactggtgaaaaaccttttgtctgttcaatatgtggtaaaggttttgcacacagTAACAATTTAAAAAGACATATGAGAAcagacacaggtgaaaaaccttttgtctgttcaatatgtggtaaaggttttacacaaagtcaggatttgaaaaaacacatgagaacacacactggtgaaaaacctttttgttgtttaacctgtggtaaaggttttacacaaggtcaacatttgaaaagacacatgagaacacacttgtga